One Xiphophorus hellerii strain 12219 chromosome 1, Xiphophorus_hellerii-4.1, whole genome shotgun sequence DNA segment encodes these proteins:
- the nadka gene encoding NAD kinase isoform X2, with protein sequence MKFNQSVTEETQGSHSENKVWKWHIQDPASQRLTWNKPPKSVLVIKKIRDASLLQPFKELCTFLTEVKDLMVYVEKKVLDDPAISGDEVFAAITKKFCTFREDLDDISNRVDFIICLGGDGTLLYASSLFQESVPPVMAFHLGSLGFLTPFKFDTYQSQVTQIIEGNAAIVLRSRLQVRVLKENWEKKDTVDEKGIILTNKDLETSRKAMQYQVLNEVVVDRGPSSYLSNVDLFLDGHLITTVQGDGLIVSTPTGSTAYAVAAGASMIHPNVPAIMITPICPHSLSFRPIVVPAGVELQIKLSPDARNTAWVSFDGRKRQEICHGDSITITTSCFPVPSICFRDPVNDWFESLATCLHWNVRKKQNYLSSEDEEF encoded by the exons aTGAAGTTTAACCAGTCTGTAACAGAGGAGACACAGGGGAGCCACAGCGAGAACAAAGTCTGGAAATG GCATATTCAGGATCCTGCCAGCCAGAGACTGACGTGGAACAAGCCTCCGAAAAGTGTCCTTGTCATCAAGAAGATCCGAGATGCCAGCCTGCTTCAGCCGTTCAAGGAGCTCTGCACGTTCCTCACCGAG GTGAAGGACCTGATGGTTTACGTGGAGAAGAAGGTCCTGGATGATCCGGCCATTTCAGGCGACGAAGTTTTCGCCGCCATCACTAAGAAATTTTGCACTTTCAGAGAAG ATCTGGACGATATCTCCAATCGTGTGGACTTCATCATCTGTCTCGGTGGAGATGGAACGTTGCTGTACGCGTCTTCGCTTTTCCAG GAGAGCGTCCCCCCCGTCATGGCCTTCCACCTGGGCTCCCTGGGCTTCCTGACGCCGTTCAAGTTCGATACGTATCAGTCTCAGGTCACGCAGATCATCGAAG GAAACGCCGCCATCGTGCTGCGAAGTCGCCTGCAGGTGCGAGTGCTCAAGGAGAACTGGGAGAAGAAGGACACGGTGGACGAGAAGGGCATCATCCTGACCAATAAGGACCTGGAGACCAGCCGCAAAGCCATGCAGTATCAG gTTCTTAACGAGGTGGTGGTGGACAGAGGACCCTCCTCCTACCTGTCCAACGTGGACCTCTTCCTGGACGGACACCTGATCACCACGGTGCAGGGAGACG GTTTGATCGTTTCCACGCCGACGGGCAGCACGGCGTACGCGGTGGCCGCCGGAGCCTCCATGATCCACCCCAACGTCCCGGCCATCATGATCACCCCCATCTGTCCTCACTCCCTCTCCTTCAGACCCATCGTGGTGCCTGCTGGAGTGGAGCTCCAG ATAAAGCTGTCCCCTGATGCCAGGAACACGGCCTGGGTGTCGTTCGACGGCAGGAAGAGACAGGAGATCTGCCACGGAGACAG TATAACCATCACCACTTCCTGCTTCCCCGTTCCCTCCATCTGCTTCCGAGACCCGGTGAACGACTGGTTCGAGAGCCTGGCCACGTGTTTACACTGGAACGTGAGGAAGAAGCAGAACTACCTCAGCTCGGAGGACGAAGAGTTCTGA
- the LOC116724879 gene encoding uncharacterized protein LOC116724879, which translates to MDETRPLLANQQHQSPDLLSPNLRPRHQSLIPTPCGPIKSWSELSALVKTYFCFTVVSLLALLSLTVSSIYKQHKDMDVADEDNFTVSLIQLVGILFCIYYISRGVLQENRQELVAFVLSVLVVMIRSVVNFSVVGSKGKQEVLARFVCIMCLGIIHVLCTTVLIQRPNMMAFRVGGALESMQEQYFLLNLCFSMVTFDLQAQLCLCILITTSASAMSAANTIILGVGVFWAFVTAVVGAVAVLKEAKVLVWVFMVQNLPEVAFFIYLLYSVIEKWFHDQTYTLEAATVTGALISLLIKGVLLWGLIRLVQSFGQGLRERMFTSS; encoded by the exons ATGGACGAAACGAG GCCGTTGTTGGCCAACCAGCAGCACCAGAGCCCAGATCTTTTGTCTCCAAACCTGAGGCCGAGACACCAGAGTCTGATTCCTACGCCATGTGGACCG ATAAAGTCGTGGTCGGAGCTGTCCGCCCTGGTGAAGACCTACTTCTGCTTCACCGTCGTGTCCCTGCTGGCGCTGCTCAGCCTCACCGTGTCCAGCATCTACAAGCAGCACAAGGACATGGACGTTGCCGACGAGGACAACTTCACGGTGTCCCTCATCCAGCTGGTCGGGATAT TGTTCTGCATCTACTACATCAGCCGTGGCGTGCTGCAGGAGAACCGACAGGAGCTGGTGGCGTTTGTGCTCAGCGTGCTGGTGGTCATGATCCGATCGGTGGTCAACTTCTCCGTGGTGGGCTCTAAGGGCAAACAGGAGGTGCTG GCTCGCTTCGTGTGCATCATGTGCCTGGGCATCATACACGTGCTCTGCACCACGGTGCTCATCCAAAGGCCCAACATGATGGCGTTCCGTGTGGGCGGGGCCCTGGAGAGCATGCAGGAGCAGTACTTCCTCCTCAACCTCTGTTTCTCCatggtgacctttgacctgcaggcTCAG CTGTGTCTGTGCATCCTGATCACGACGTCGGCCTCCGCCATGTCCGCTGCCAACACCATCATCCTGGGAGTCGGAGTGTTCTGGGCTTTCGTCACCGCCGTCGTCGGAGCTGTTGCG gttttgaaGGAAGCCAAGGTCCTGGTTTGGGTCTTCATGGTGCAGAACCTTCCTGAAGTGGCCTTCTTCATTTACCTGTTGTACTCG GTGATAGAGAAGTGGTTCCACGACCAGACGTACACCCTGGAGGCGGCCACCGTCACCGGAGCGTTGATTTCGCTGCTGATCAAAGGCGTCTTGTTGTGGGGCCTCATCAGGCTGGTGCAGAGCTTCGGACAGGGCCTCAGAGAGAGAA TGTTTACATCCAGCTAG